From Mannheimia pernigra, one genomic window encodes:
- the trmD gene encoding tRNA (guanosine(37)-N1)-methyltransferase TrmD → MWIGIISLFPEMFKAITDFGVTGRAVKQNLLQIECWNPRDFTFDKHKTVDDRPYGGGPGMLMMVQPLRDAIHAAKTAASVVDDGEVKVIYLSPQGRKLDQIGVQTLASNQKLILICGRYEGVDERLIQTEVDEEWSIGDYVLTGGELPAMTLIDAVARFIPGVLGKQASALEDSFAEGLLDCPHYTRPEVLDGMPVPEVLMSGHHEQIRKWRLEQSLERTWLRRPELLDSLALTDEQRVLLAKIKKQHKIS, encoded by the coding sequence ATGTGGATTGGTATTATTTCACTGTTTCCTGAAATGTTTAAAGCAATTACCGATTTCGGGGTGACAGGACGTGCAGTTAAGCAAAATCTACTACAAATTGAGTGTTGGAACCCTCGTGATTTCACATTTGATAAGCATAAAACGGTAGATGACCGCCCTTATGGTGGTGGGCCGGGAATGTTGATGATGGTGCAGCCTTTACGTGATGCGATTCACGCAGCAAAAACGGCAGCATCGGTAGTAGATGATGGTGAAGTTAAAGTGATTTATCTTTCACCACAAGGACGTAAGCTCGATCAAATAGGCGTGCAAACGCTGGCTTCAAATCAGAAATTGATTTTAATCTGTGGACGATATGAGGGGGTTGATGAGCGATTGATTCAAACCGAAGTTGATGAGGAGTGGTCAATCGGAGATTACGTTCTGACAGGGGGAGAGTTGCCTGCAATGACATTAATTGATGCCGTTGCAAGGTTTATTCCAGGGGTATTAGGCAAGCAAGCTTCGGCGTTAGAGGATTCTTTTGCTGAAGGATTACTTGATTGCCCGCATTATACTCGCCCTGAAGTATTAGACGGTATGCCTGTTCCGGAAGTGCTGATGTCTGGACATCACGAACAAATTCGTAAATGGCGATTGGAACAATCGCTTGAGCGAACGTGGTTAAGACGCCCTGAGCTATTGGATAGCCTAGCTCTGACTGACGAACAAAGAGTGTTGTTAGCTAAAATTAAAAAGCAACATAAAATCAGTTAA
- the accC gene encoding acetyl-CoA carboxylase biotin carboxylase subunit → MLEKVVIANRGEIALRILRACKELGIKTVAVHSTADRELKHVLLADETICIGPAPSVKSYLNIPMIIAAAEVTNADAIHPGYGFLSENANFAEQVEKSGFVFIGPTADVIRLMGDKVSAINAMKKAGVPCVPGSDGPIGNDPKKNKEIASRIGYPVIIKASGGGGGRGMRVVHHEKDLEESIAMTKAEAKAAFNNDMVYMEKYLENPRHIEIQVLADTHGNAVYLAERDCSMQRRHQKVVEEAPAPGITEELRKFIGERCANACREIGYRGAGTFEFLYENGEFYFIEMNTRLQVEHPVTEMITGIDLVKEQLRVAAGLPLSIKQEDIKVKGHAIECRINAEDPQTFLPSPGKITRLHVPGGLGVRWDSHIYSGYSVPPHYDSMIGKLITFAESRDIAIRRMENALSETIVEGIKTNIPLHTQILSDTEFRKGGTNIHYLEKKLGLK, encoded by the coding sequence ATGTTAGAAAAAGTTGTTATTGCAAACCGTGGCGAAATTGCCCTACGTATTTTACGAGCCTGTAAAGAATTAGGCATTAAAACGGTTGCCGTTCACTCAACAGCAGACCGTGAATTAAAGCATGTTTTATTAGCAGATGAGACGATCTGTATTGGTCCTGCACCTTCTGTGAAAAGTTATTTAAATATTCCTATGATTATTGCTGCAGCAGAAGTTACGAATGCAGATGCTATTCACCCAGGCTATGGCTTTTTATCAGAAAATGCAAACTTTGCAGAACAAGTTGAAAAATCTGGCTTTGTGTTTATCGGTCCAACAGCTGACGTAATCCGTTTAATGGGCGATAAAGTATCTGCAATTAATGCAATGAAAAAAGCTGGTGTACCTTGTGTACCAGGCTCTGATGGCCCTATCGGGAATGATCCAAAGAAAAACAAAGAAATTGCCAGCCGCATTGGTTATCCTGTGATTATTAAAGCCTCTGGCGGCGGCGGTGGTCGTGGTATGCGAGTGGTTCATCACGAAAAAGATTTAGAAGAATCTATCGCAATGACCAAAGCCGAAGCAAAAGCTGCATTTAATAATGATATGGTATATATGGAGAAATATTTAGAAAATCCACGCCATATTGAAATTCAGGTACTTGCTGATACACACGGTAACGCGGTGTATTTAGCAGAGCGTGATTGCTCAATGCAACGTCGCCACCAAAAAGTAGTAGAAGAAGCACCTGCTCCAGGTATTACAGAAGAATTACGTAAATTTATCGGTGAGCGTTGTGCGAATGCCTGTCGTGAAATCGGCTATCGTGGTGCAGGTACATTTGAGTTCTTATATGAAAACGGTGAGTTCTATTTCATTGAAATGAATACTCGCTTACAAGTAGAACATCCTGTTACAGAAATGATTACTGGCATTGACTTAGTAAAAGAACAACTCCGAGTTGCTGCAGGTTTACCACTTTCTATCAAACAAGAAGATATAAAAGTGAAAGGCCACGCTATTGAATGCCGTATCAATGCCGAAGATCCACAAACGTTCTTACCATCTCCAGGCAAAATTACACGTTTGCACGTACCAGGGGGTCTAGGTGTGCGTTGGGATTCCCACATTTACTCAGGCTACAGCGTACCGCCACATTATGATTCAATGATTGGTAAGCTCATCACTTTCGCAGAAAGTCGTGATATTGCCATTCGTCGTATGGAAAATGCCTTATCAGAAACGATTGTTGAGGGAATCAAAACTAATATTCCACTGCATACCCAAATCCTTTCTGATACCGAATTCCGCAAAGGTGGTACAAATATCCACTACCTAGAGAAAAAACTCGGTCTTAAATAA
- a CDS encoding FAD-dependent oxidoreductase translates to MNTELDMIVIGGGMIGAAAALGLAKQGFKLAVLEKNPLPTFDAHSAYDLRISAISMGSIQLLEKLGVWEKIVSMRTSPYTQLETWEIEGFNTVFSAAELGLEKLGDMVENNLIQIALWEQLKQFPNCIQAVGFEQLSAKKIENKWLVQIDNQTFSAQILIAADGANSQARQWAGIGLTSWQYRQHCLLATITTEKSAPSTTWQQFYSTGPRAFLPLSDNHSCIVWYDSPQKVTELKNLSTEKLTVAIEQHFPSRLREELGKIEVQSSGAFPLTRQHAQHYIQNGVVLVGDAAHTINPLAGQGVNLGFKDIKVLLDVFEQAVKKGENFASEEVLKRYENKRKPDNLLMQTGMDIFYKAFSTELLPLKIARNLGLVIAEKATPLKKQALKYAIGI, encoded by the coding sequence ATGAACACGGAATTAGATATGATTGTTATCGGCGGCGGTATGATTGGGGCAGCAGCAGCCTTGGGATTAGCAAAACAAGGTTTTAAATTAGCCGTGTTAGAGAAAAATCCGCTACCTACTTTCGATGCTCATTCAGCCTACGATTTACGCATTTCCGCCATCAGTATGGGGTCAATTCAGTTACTGGAAAAACTAGGCGTGTGGGAGAAAATTGTCTCAATGAGAACCAGCCCCTACACCCAACTCGAAACCTGGGAAATTGAAGGCTTTAACACTGTATTTTCAGCCGCTGAATTAGGGTTGGAAAAGTTAGGCGATATGGTAGAAAATAACCTAATCCAAATTGCGTTATGGGAACAGTTAAAGCAATTTCCAAACTGCATACAAGCGGTAGGATTTGAGCAATTATCTGCAAAAAAAATAGAAAATAAGTGGTTAGTTCAAATCGACAACCAAACCTTCTCCGCCCAAATTCTGATTGCCGCAGATGGAGCAAATTCTCAAGCCCGCCAGTGGGCTGGTATTGGATTAACTAGCTGGCAATACCGCCAACACTGCTTGCTTGCTACGATTACCACGGAAAAATCAGCACCATCAACAACTTGGCAGCAATTCTATTCAACAGGTCCTCGTGCTTTCTTACCGCTTTCAGACAATCACAGCTGTATTGTTTGGTATGATTCGCCACAAAAAGTGACTGAACTAAAAAATCTGTCAACAGAAAAACTGACCGTGGCGATTGAACAACATTTCCCTTCTCGCTTAAGAGAAGAATTAGGTAAGATTGAAGTGCAATCATCAGGTGCATTTCCGCTTACTCGCCAGCACGCCCAGCATTATATACAAAACGGCGTTGTGCTAGTAGGAGACGCGGCACATACAATTAATCCATTAGCAGGTCAAGGCGTGAACTTGGGCTTTAAAGATATAAAAGTACTACTTGACGTGTTTGAACAAGCGGTCAAAAAAGGCGAAAACTTTGCAAGCGAGGAAGTACTGAAACGCTATGAGAACAAACGTAAACCCGATAATTTGTTAATGCAAACAGGTATGGACATCTTTTATAAAGCGTTTAGCACCGAACTTCTCCCACTAAAAATAGCTCGCAATTTAGGGCTAGTGATCGCTGAAAAAGCAACACCACTTAAAAAACAGGCATTGAAATATGCAATCGGAATTTAG
- the aroQ gene encoding type II 3-dehydroquinate dehydratase — protein sequence MKKILLLNGPNLNMLGKREPEIYGSQTLADIENHLKTLAVSQGVELDCFQANGEELIINRIHQAFQNTDFIIINPGAFTHTSVAIRDALLSVSIAFIEVHLSNVHSREPFRHHSYFSDVAKGVICGLGIKGYEYALDFAISQLNK from the coding sequence ATGAAAAAAATCCTTCTTCTTAATGGCCCGAATCTCAATATGCTAGGTAAACGTGAGCCTGAAATTTACGGTTCTCAAACCTTAGCGGATATTGAAAATCATCTAAAAACCTTAGCTGTATCTCAAGGCGTTGAATTAGACTGCTTCCAAGCAAACGGCGAAGAGCTAATCATCAACCGTATTCATCAAGCCTTTCAAAATACGGATTTTATTATTATCAACCCTGGGGCATTCACTCACACCAGCGTGGCAATTCGTGATGCGTTGTTAAGTGTTTCCATTGCGTTTATTGAAGTGCATCTTTCTAATGTGCATAGCCGTGAACCGTTCCGCCATCACTCTTATTTCAGTGATGTAGCAAAAGGCGTTATTTGTGGCTTAGGCATAAAAGGCTACGAATATGCGTTGGATTTTGCGATTTCACAATTAAACAAATAA
- the rimM gene encoding ribosome maturation factor RimM (Essential for efficient processing of 16S rRNA): MSEQKIEVVGKLGSTYGIRGWLRLYSSTEQSESIFDYQPWFLKIKGIWQAVELESWRYHNNDLIVKFKGTEDREVAQLLTNAEIGVDLSVLPELEEGDYYWHDLIGCTVVNLDDYIMGSVTEMMETGSNDVLVVRANSKDAFGKQERLIPFLYEQVVKRVDLATKTITVDWDAGF, from the coding sequence ATGAGCGAACAAAAAATTGAAGTTGTCGGTAAATTAGGTTCAACCTATGGGATCCGTGGCTGGTTACGTCTCTATTCATCAACAGAACAATCTGAAAGCATTTTCGACTATCAGCCGTGGTTTTTAAAAATTAAAGGCATCTGGCAAGCGGTCGAATTAGAAAGCTGGCGCTATCATAATAACGATTTGATTGTTAAATTTAAAGGTACAGAAGACCGTGAGGTTGCACAGCTGTTGACTAATGCCGAGATCGGTGTGGATTTATCTGTGCTTCCTGAATTGGAAGAAGGAGATTACTATTGGCACGATTTAATCGGTTGTACAGTGGTAAACTTGGATGACTATATAATGGGCTCTGTGACTGAGATGATGGAAACAGGTTCAAACGATGTGTTAGTAGTGCGAGCAAACAGCAAGGATGCTTTTGGAAAACAAGAACGATTAATTCCGTTTTTGTATGAACAAGTAGTTAAAAGAGTAGATCTCGCCACCAAAACTATTACGGTGGACTGGGACGCTGGTTTCTAA
- a CDS encoding cupin domain-containing protein — protein MNIPFCLPENISPETFLRDYWQKRPLLIRNGLPQIVGLFEPEDIMELALEEEVTARLIQCKGDKWSVKASPLEKEDLQNLPEQWSVMIQNLEQWSPELGELWQAFSFIPQWQRDDIMVSSSPLGGTVGKHYDEYDVFLVQGYGQRRWQLGKWCDPTTEFKPNQPIRIFDDMGELVLDEVMNPGDILYVPSRMAHYGVSESEQGLTFSFGLRYPNATNLLENLCKTIEQQADNINSSEFHIPFRLSPNEQPNALLDPNTINTFKHHLIDLLQNSTQFDGLLTHSVAMAVSSRRYELLQTDNEYYPDEVQEILESGGWLQQDANVKILYTENPQRLYVNGEWIDELNQAERALLIRIANGDAISWNKLASKVQDQTELELMLDTICDWLDSGWIILSEAE, from the coding sequence ATGAATATTCCATTCTGCTTACCTGAAAATATTAGCCCAGAAACCTTTTTACGTGATTATTGGCAAAAACGCCCTCTTTTGATCCGTAATGGTTTACCCCAAATTGTAGGTTTATTTGAGCCAGAAGATATTATGGAATTAGCCTTAGAGGAAGAGGTTACTGCACGTCTTATTCAATGCAAAGGGGATAAATGGTCTGTAAAAGCAAGTCCACTTGAGAAAGAAGATCTACAAAACTTACCAGAACAATGGTCTGTTATGATACAAAACCTTGAGCAATGGTCGCCAGAACTCGGCGAATTATGGCAAGCCTTTAGCTTTATCCCACAATGGCAACGTGATGATATTATGGTGTCTTCCTCGCCATTAGGCGGTACTGTAGGTAAACATTATGATGAATACGATGTTTTCCTCGTGCAAGGCTATGGGCAACGCCGTTGGCAGCTTGGCAAATGGTGCGATCCAACTACAGAATTCAAGCCAAATCAGCCAATCCGTATTTTTGATGATATGGGCGAGCTAGTCTTAGATGAAGTAATGAACCCTGGCGATATACTTTATGTTCCCTCCCGAATGGCACATTACGGCGTTTCTGAAAGCGAGCAGGGCTTAACGTTCTCTTTTGGTTTACGTTATCCAAATGCAACCAATTTATTAGAAAATTTATGTAAAACCATTGAGCAACAAGCAGATAACATTAATTCGTCAGAATTTCATATCCCGTTCCGTTTAAGTCCGAATGAACAACCCAATGCGTTACTTGATCCAAATACGATCAACACCTTTAAACATCATTTAATCGATCTGCTACAAAATTCGACCCAATTTGACGGCTTGCTTACTCATAGCGTTGCAATGGCGGTTAGCTCACGCCGTTATGAATTATTGCAAACAGATAATGAATATTACCCTGATGAAGTACAAGAAATTTTAGAATCAGGCGGCTGGTTACAACAAGATGCAAATGTGAAAATTCTCTACACTGAAAACCCACAACGCTTGTATGTAAACGGTGAATGGATTGATGAACTAAATCAAGCAGAAAGAGCATTGCTCATTCGTATCGCAAATGGCGACGCTATTTCGTGGAATAAATTAGCATCTAAAGTGCAAGATCAAACTGAATTAGAATTGATGTTAGACACCATCTGCGATTGGCTAGACAGCGGTTGGATTATTTTATCTGAAGCCGAATAA
- the rpsP gene encoding 30S ribosomal protein S16 yields the protein MVTIRLTRGGAKKRPFYQIVVADSRSPRDGRFIERIGFFNPLAAGQAERLRLDVAKVDAWVAKGADLSDRVASLVKEARKAA from the coding sequence ATGGTAACCATTCGTTTAACTCGTGGCGGAGCTAAAAAACGCCCATTTTACCAAATCGTGGTAGCGGATAGTCGTTCACCTCGTGATGGTCGCTTTATCGAGCGTATCGGTTTCTTCAATCCATTAGCAGCTGGTCAAGCTGAGCGTTTACGTTTAGATGTGGCTAAAGTGGATGCGTGGGTTGCTAAAGGTGCTGACTTATCAGATCGTGTTGCTTCTTTAGTAAAAGAAGCTCGTAAAGCAGCTTAA
- the rplS gene encoding 50S ribosomal protein L19 yields the protein MSNIIKQLEQEQLKQNLPSFRPGDTLEVKVWVVEGSKKRLQAFEGVVIAIRNRGLHSAFTLRKVSNGVGVERTFQTHSPVIDTISVKRKGAVRKAKLYYLRERSGKSARIKERLGD from the coding sequence ATGAGTAACATCATCAAACAACTTGAACAAGAGCAGTTAAAACAAAACTTACCTAGCTTCCGTCCAGGTGACACATTAGAAGTTAAGGTATGGGTAGTAGAAGGTAGTAAAAAACGTTTGCAAGCGTTCGAAGGCGTGGTTATTGCAATTCGTAACCGTGGCTTGCACTCTGCATTCACTCTACGTAAAGTTTCAAACGGCGTAGGCGTTGAGCGTACATTCCAAACTCACTCACCAGTAATCGACACCATTTCTGTTAAACGTAAAGGTGCGGTACGTAAAGCTAAACTTTACTACTTACGTGAGCGTTCTGGTAAATCTGCACGTATCAAAGAGCGTCTTGGCGACTAA
- a CDS encoding M15 family metallopeptidase, which produces MEKIATLLTGKSREHLVILPNSLSDKHYLQPEVVKAFLALQYAAKEEGFNLQVASTFRDFERQKLIWNAKFNGERKVHDDNGVAIEMTALSDLEKCKAILRWSAVPGASRHHWGTDIDVFDPELLPKNTSLLLEPWEYLAGGYFAELTKWLQTNAEKFGFYFPFDGTRGGVGFEPWHISYYPISNEYEKCLSYEILAAAWQGEDVAGKTCLLANFDELLK; this is translated from the coding sequence GTGGAAAAAATTGCAACTCTTTTAACGGGCAAAAGCCGTGAGCATTTAGTGATTTTGCCAAATTCTCTTTCTGATAAACATTACCTTCAACCTGAAGTTGTTAAGGCATTTTTAGCATTACAGTATGCTGCAAAAGAGGAGGGCTTTAATCTGCAAGTTGCTAGCACTTTTCGGGATTTTGAACGCCAAAAGCTAATTTGGAATGCAAAATTTAACGGTGAACGCAAGGTGCACGATGACAATGGAGTGGCGATTGAAATGACCGCTTTATCTGATCTGGAAAAATGTAAGGCGATACTACGTTGGTCTGCTGTGCCGGGTGCGAGTCGTCATCATTGGGGAACAGACATTGATGTTTTTGACCCTGAACTGCTGCCTAAAAATACCTCGCTTTTGCTTGAGCCGTGGGAATATTTAGCGGGAGGCTATTTTGCTGAACTAACGAAATGGTTACAAACCAATGCTGAAAAGTTTGGCTTTTATTTTCCTTTTGATGGCACTCGTGGCGGAGTTGGTTTTGAGCCGTGGCATATTAGTTATTACCCAATATCGAATGAATATGAAAAATGCTTGAGCTATGAAATTTTAGCCGCCGCTTGGCAAGGTGAAGACGTTGCAGGCAAAACTTGTTTGCTTGCTAATTTTGATGAATTATTAAAATGA
- a CDS encoding glycosyltransferase family 32 protein codes for MAIKNEQFIVICNGVIRLFGNIVKMLSYPFHALFPKKRFTIPAYSPAKIRSKQPTKITKTIWQTNYSNKVTLPIYANYLFNRLMSLSYDYRYVSTEEREAYIKANADERTFNAYSKLTDGAAQADFWRIFTLLREGGIYIDIDGHLVYPLSKIINENDSEVLIKRRNKYTNFFLASEKGNWILKDTLELIISNIENRRIEGGVFTMTGPNTLNNAIGDKIVNFRRDKITCAQGTFTNEYFQYIDKPGSKWNYKKNEDLLK; via the coding sequence ATGGCAATTAAAAATGAACAGTTTATCGTTATCTGTAACGGTGTTATTCGCTTATTCGGTAATATTGTGAAGATGTTGAGCTACCCTTTCCACGCCCTTTTTCCGAAAAAGCGTTTTACGATTCCAGCATATAGCCCAGCAAAAATTCGTTCTAAACAACCAACAAAAATTACCAAAACCATCTGGCAAACCAATTATTCAAATAAAGTGACGTTGCCGATATATGCCAATTATTTGTTTAATCGATTAATGTCGTTAAGCTATGATTATCGTTATGTTAGCACAGAAGAGCGAGAAGCTTACATTAAAGCTAATGCAGACGAACGCACTTTTAATGCTTACAGCAAGCTTACAGATGGTGCAGCCCAAGCTGACTTCTGGCGAATTTTCACGTTATTGAGAGAAGGCGGCATTTATATTGATATTGACGGGCATTTGGTTTATCCGCTCTCAAAAATAATCAATGAAAATGACAGCGAAGTATTAATCAAACGCCGTAATAAATACACTAACTTTTTCTTAGCAAGCGAAAAAGGCAACTGGATTTTAAAAGACACACTTGAGCTGATTATCAGCAACATTGAGAATCGTCGTATTGAAGGCGGTGTATTTACAATGACTGGTCCAAATACATTAAATAATGCCATTGGCGATAAGATTGTTAATTTCCGCCGAGATAAAATTACTTGTGCACAAGGCACATTCACAAACGAATACTTTCAATACATCGACAAGCCAGGTAGTAAGTGGAATTACAAAAAGAATGAGGATTTGCTCAAATAA
- the ftsN gene encoding cell division protein FtsN codes for MPRRDYVARSNEKKSKKTKKESNLKKVLILIIGLVLGCGIALWLLKTNAPTPTVDIAQPNQPRQKSQLPSRPEESWSYIRDLETRTVITDNSQTSQERLAQLTAQQKQQIEERRKQEEARLAEQTPQNPTTETSTTTPAITKEETSEEALAQKIAEEKRKQAEEKAKKEQPKIVASTADKVTNQAGKFGLQCGAFKNKAQAENMQARLAMAGFNARIASSADWNRVFVGPVGDRAATSRAQSNARSVAECVIVAM; via the coding sequence GTGCCACGGCGTGATTATGTTGCTCGTTCAAACGAGAAAAAAAGCAAAAAAACAAAAAAAGAGAGTAATTTAAAAAAGGTATTAATTCTGATTATTGGTCTAGTTTTAGGCTGTGGAATTGCGTTATGGTTATTAAAAACAAATGCGCCTACTCCTACGGTTGATATTGCACAACCGAATCAACCTCGTCAAAAAAGTCAATTACCAAGTCGGCCAGAAGAAAGTTGGAGCTATATTCGTGATTTAGAAACCCGTACGGTAATAACCGATAATAGCCAAACTTCACAAGAGCGTTTGGCACAACTGACTGCCCAGCAAAAGCAACAAATTGAAGAGAGACGTAAGCAGGAAGAAGCTCGTTTAGCAGAACAGACTCCGCAAAATCCAACTACGGAGACATCGACCACAACTCCAGCAATAACAAAGGAAGAAACGTCAGAAGAGGCTTTAGCTCAAAAGATAGCAGAAGAAAAACGCAAGCAAGCGGAAGAAAAAGCGAAAAAAGAGCAGCCTAAAATTGTTGCGAGCACAGCAGATAAAGTGACAAACCAGGCAGGTAAATTCGGACTCCAATGTGGAGCGTTTAAAAATAAAGCCCAAGCAGAAAATATGCAAGCACGTCTTGCGATGGCAGGATTTAATGCTCGTATCGCAAGCAGTGCAGACTGGAATCGTGTTTTTGTCGGGCCAGTTGGCGACAGAGCAGCCACTTCAAGAGCACAATCTAATGCACGCAGTGTGGCAGAATGTGTGATTGTAGCAATGTAA
- the accB gene encoding acetyl-CoA carboxylase biotin carboxyl carrier protein encodes MDIRKIKKLIELVEESGITELEVSEEEGTVRISRAAPAAVVAPAVQYAAAPTPTVAAPQPAEPAFPANATTEQVSGHAVRSPMVGTFYRSPSPDAKAFVEVGQTVKIGDALCIVEAMKMMNRIESDKAGVIKEILINDGEPVEFDQKLFIIE; translated from the coding sequence ATGGATATTCGCAAAATCAAAAAACTTATCGAATTAGTTGAAGAGTCTGGCATTACTGAATTAGAAGTGTCTGAAGAAGAAGGCACAGTACGCATTAGTCGTGCTGCACCAGCAGCGGTAGTTGCCCCTGCCGTTCAATATGCAGCAGCACCAACGCCTACTGTAGCTGCTCCACAGCCTGCGGAACCAGCCTTCCCTGCTAATGCAACAACTGAGCAAGTAAGTGGCCACGCTGTACGTTCTCCAATGGTAGGCACTTTCTACCGTAGCCCAAGTCCAGATGCTAAAGCGTTCGTCGAAGTGGGACAAACCGTAAAAATTGGTGATGCGTTATGTATTGTTGAGGCAATGAAAATGATGAATCGCATTGAGTCAGACAAAGCAGGTGTGATCAAAGAAATTTTAATTAATGATGGTGAGCCAGTAGAGTTCGACCAAAAATTATTCATCATCGAATAA
- the dapD gene encoding 2,3,4,5-tetrahydropyridine-2,6-dicarboxylate N-succinyltransferase, translating to MSLQAIIEAAFEKRAEITPKTVDAETKSAIEEVIAGLDNGSLRVAEKNEGEWTVNQWVKKAVLLSFRIADNQIIDGAETKFYDKVPTKYGNYTEEQFKADGIRAVPGAVVRKGSHIEKNVVLMPSFVNIGAYVGEGTMVDTWVTVGSCAQIGKNVHLSGGVGIGGVLEPLQANPTIIGDNCFIGARSEIVEGVIVEDNCVISMGVFIGQSTKIYDRETGEVHYGRVPAGSVVVSGSLPSKDGSHNLYCAVIVKKVDEKTLSKVGLNDLLRSIDE from the coding sequence ATGTCTTTACAAGCAATTATTGAAGCGGCATTTGAGAAACGTGCTGAGATTACGCCAAAAACTGTCGATGCAGAAACTAAATCAGCTATTGAAGAGGTGATCGCAGGTTTAGATAACGGTTCTCTGCGTGTAGCTGAGAAAAACGAGGGCGAATGGACGGTAAATCAATGGGTAAAAAAGGCGGTGTTGCTTTCATTCCGTATTGCAGATAACCAGATCATTGACGGTGCAGAAACCAAATTCTACGACAAAGTGCCAACCAAATACGGCAATTATACAGAAGAACAATTTAAAGCAGACGGCATTCGTGCCGTGCCAGGTGCGGTAGTGCGTAAAGGTTCACATATTGAGAAAAACGTTGTGCTAATGCCATCTTTCGTGAACATTGGTGCGTATGTGGGCGAAGGCACAATGGTGGATACTTGGGTCACCGTGGGTTCGTGTGCACAAATTGGTAAAAACGTTCATCTTTCAGGCGGCGTGGGCATTGGTGGCGTATTAGAACCGTTGCAAGCAAACCCAACCATTATTGGTGACAACTGCTTTATCGGTGCCCGTTCTGAAATCGTAGAAGGGGTTATCGTGGAAGATAACTGTGTAATTTCAATGGGCGTGTTTATCGGTCAATCCACCAAAATTTACGACCGTGAAACTGGCGAAGTGCATTATGGTCGAGTGCCTGCAGGCTCGGTAGTGGTTTCAGGTTCTCTTCCGTCAAAAGACGGTTCGCACAACCTCTATTGTGCCGTTATCGTGAAAAAAGTGGATGAGAAAACGCTAAGCAAAGTAGGCTTGAACGATTTACTCCGTTCTATTGATGAGTAA
- a CDS encoding class I SAM-dependent methyltransferase produces MIQLINETQDSHKFQQICDKWQLVEDKSSSLALVLTKERLELRKLDEPKLGAIAVNFVDGTMAHRRKFGGGRGEAVAKAVGIKGDYVPTVIDATAGLGRDAFVLAAVGCKVLLVERNPIVAALLEDGLNRAYQDLEIGEFMQERMILADVRNISQLDPKLQFADVVYLDPMYPHKQKSALVKKEMRVFQHLVGADLDSDDFFAPAKTLARKRVVVKRPDYAPFLAEQKPDFSQVTKNHRFDIYLSHLKNG; encoded by the coding sequence ATGATCCAATTAATTAATGAAACGCAAGATAGCCACAAATTTCAACAAATTTGCGATAAATGGCAGTTAGTTGAAGATAAATCTAGCTCTCTTGCTCTTGTTCTCACCAAAGAACGTTTAGAGCTACGCAAATTAGACGAACCAAAACTTGGGGCGATAGCGGTTAATTTTGTTGATGGCACGATGGCACACCGCCGTAAGTTCGGTGGTGGACGTGGCGAAGCTGTGGCAAAAGCGGTGGGGATTAAAGGGGATTACGTACCAACCGTGATTGATGCTACCGCTGGCTTAGGACGAGATGCGTTTGTATTGGCAGCCGTTGGTTGTAAAGTGCTATTAGTTGAGCGAAATCCGATTGTGGCCGCTTTGTTAGAAGATGGGCTAAATCGCGCTTATCAAGACTTAGAAATTGGTGAGTTTATGCAAGAAAGAATGATCTTAGCCGATGTGCGTAATATATCGCAGCTTGATCCTAAATTACAATTTGCAGATGTCGTCTATTTAGATCCGATGTATCCCCACAAACAAAAAAGTGCGTTAGTGAAAAAAGAAATGCGAGTGTTTCAACATTTAGTGGGTGCTGATTTGGATTCTGATGATTTCTTTGCACCAGCAAAAACATTAGCAAGGAAGAGAGTGGTGGTGAAACGTCCTGATTATGCCCCATTTTTGGCAGAGCAGAAGCCAGATTTTTCTCAGGTAACGAAAAATCATCGTTTTGATATTTACCTTTCTCATCTTAAAAATGGCTAA